The proteins below come from a single Arthrobacter crystallopoietes genomic window:
- a CDS encoding AEC family transporter, whose amino-acid sequence MVGVLIGFAIVGAVIVVGYIAARFQIGGPHAGQALTQTAFFITNPALLFTVLAQADLAAVFSAYVPIALITAVATAGLYVLLSRIWFRRPAAETAVGAMASSYVNANNIGIPIALYALGNATPVAPVLLIQLLLLAPAYLTILDLSSGRKPSLKNILTQPFRNPMIIASFLGVAVAWTGVELPEVVWEPLMLLGGAAVPLVLMAFGMSLRGSRPLKVSEGRTEVIVATALKSAVMPLLTYLVATFLFRLDAGLVFGAVIMAALPSAQNVFLFASRYGRGVTVARDVVLLSSALAVPALIIAAWLLA is encoded by the coding sequence TTGGTCGGCGTCCTGATTGGTTTCGCCATAGTCGGCGCCGTCATTGTGGTTGGCTACATTGCCGCCCGCTTCCAGATCGGCGGCCCGCACGCCGGACAGGCGCTGACCCAAACCGCCTTCTTCATCACCAATCCGGCGCTGCTGTTTACCGTGCTCGCCCAGGCAGATCTGGCGGCGGTCTTCTCCGCCTACGTGCCGATTGCCCTGATCACCGCGGTGGCGACGGCGGGGCTTTATGTGCTGCTCAGCCGGATCTGGTTCCGCCGTCCTGCCGCCGAAACCGCGGTGGGAGCCATGGCCAGCTCCTACGTCAATGCGAATAACATCGGCATACCGATCGCCCTCTATGCCCTGGGGAACGCGACGCCGGTGGCGCCGGTGCTGCTGATCCAGCTGTTGTTGCTGGCACCGGCGTACCTGACCATTCTGGATCTCTCCTCCGGACGCAAACCGTCGCTGAAAAACATCCTGACGCAGCCGTTCCGCAATCCGATGATCATCGCGTCGTTCCTGGGCGTGGCCGTGGCCTGGACCGGCGTCGAACTTCCCGAAGTGGTCTGGGAGCCCCTGATGCTGCTGGGCGGTGCGGCCGTTCCGCTGGTGCTGATGGCTTTCGGCATGTCGCTGCGCGGCAGCCGTCCGCTGAAGGTGAGCGAGGGGCGCACCGAGGTCATCGTCGCCACCGCCCTCAAGTCAGCGGTGATGCCGCTGCTCACTTACCTGGTGGCCACATTCCTGTTCCGGCTGGACGCGGGACTGGTCTTCGGGGCGGTCATCATGGCGGCCCTGCCTTCGGCGCAGAATGTGTTCCTCTTCGCCAGCCGCTACGGCCGCGGCGTCACGGTGGCCCGCGACGTGGTGCTGCTGTCCTCCGCGCTGGCGGTGCCGGCCCTCATCATCGCGGCCTGGCTGCTGGCCTAG
- a CDS encoding DoxX family membrane protein: protein MSTMQETPPTMTASTSTADPVQLRQAALPRRARPLAILRILLGSVFLWAFFDKTFGLGFATAPEKAWLAGGSPTAGYLGSVEGSFAGLFQSLAGAPVVDWAFMLGLLAVGTALVLGIALRAAAVGGTALMILMWLSSLPLKSNPVIDEHIVYAAAMIVLAATHAGNTFGLGRQWSALTSSPALRWLR from the coding sequence ATGTCAACCATGCAGGAAACACCTCCCACGATGACGGCGTCGACTTCCACGGCCGACCCCGTACAGCTGCGCCAGGCCGCGCTCCCGCGGCGTGCCCGTCCGCTGGCGATACTGCGGATCCTGCTGGGGTCGGTCTTTCTCTGGGCCTTCTTCGATAAGACCTTCGGCCTGGGTTTCGCCACAGCACCCGAGAAGGCCTGGCTCGCGGGCGGCTCGCCCACTGCAGGCTACTTAGGCAGCGTGGAAGGTTCGTTCGCAGGACTGTTCCAGTCGCTGGCTGGCGCGCCGGTCGTGGACTGGGCCTTCATGCTTGGCCTGCTGGCCGTTGGTACGGCACTGGTTCTTGGCATCGCGCTCCGTGCAGCCGCTGTCGGCGGCACCGCCCTCATGATCCTGATGTGGCTGTCTTCGCTGCCGCTCAAGTCCAATCCGGTCATCGACGAGCACATCGTCTACGCGGCGGCAATGATCGTCCTGGCCGCAACACACGCCGGCAACACGTTTGGCCTGGGCCGCCAGTGGTCAGCCCTGACCTCGTCCCCGGCCCTGCGCTGGTTGCGCTAA
- a CDS encoding xanthine dehydrogenase small subunit, with the protein MGDSQITVNGQLRDCGGAGPHTRLLDWLRTEGLTGAKEGCAEGECGACAILVARPNGADRSRWTSINACLPPALAFDGQEIVTAEGLGTAPGPCSEEALHPVQREMADRGGAQCGYCTPGFICSMAAEYYRPERDAARSGAAVQTGTAVAGEEHATDHESGPNGFDLHALSGNLCRCTGYRPIRDAAYALGSPDGSDPLLVRQGGPAPAAQPTEKIVDGARFVRPAAMEELFDLLEQNPEAKLVAGATDLGVEVNLRHTRPPLTLAIDRLEPLRTLEVGSDRITIGAALSLSEIDRGLSGRVPLLSQLFPQFASPLIRNTASLGGNLATGSPIGDSAPALLALNASVVLASAGGEREVALAEYFTGYRQSVRKSGELLREVRIPLPLAENTAFYKIAKRRFDDISSVAVAFAMQLDGGTVSSVRIGVGGVAATPIRATSTEQALAGQPWTGETAEAAAAVMSAEGTPIDDFRASAKYRSAMLGQALLKFYAETASAVEVAR; encoded by the coding sequence ATGGGCGATAGCCAGATAACGGTCAACGGCCAACTGCGCGATTGCGGCGGGGCCGGTCCGCACACCCGGCTGCTCGACTGGTTGAGAACAGAGGGGTTGACCGGGGCGAAGGAAGGGTGCGCCGAGGGTGAGTGCGGTGCGTGTGCCATCCTCGTCGCCCGCCCCAACGGGGCCGACCGAAGCCGCTGGACCTCAATCAACGCGTGCCTGCCTCCTGCCTTGGCGTTCGACGGCCAGGAAATCGTGACTGCAGAGGGCCTCGGTACCGCACCGGGGCCTTGCTCCGAGGAGGCCCTGCACCCCGTTCAACGGGAGATGGCGGACCGCGGCGGAGCGCAATGCGGCTACTGCACGCCGGGGTTCATCTGCTCCATGGCCGCCGAGTACTACCGCCCCGAGCGGGATGCTGCCCGCTCCGGTGCCGCGGTGCAGACCGGGACCGCGGTGGCCGGCGAGGAGCATGCGACCGACCATGAAAGCGGACCCAACGGCTTCGACCTGCACGCCCTGAGCGGCAATCTGTGCCGCTGCACCGGCTACCGGCCCATCCGGGACGCCGCGTACGCGCTCGGCTCCCCCGATGGATCCGACCCGCTGCTTGTCCGGCAGGGTGGCCCCGCACCTGCCGCTCAACCCACGGAAAAAATTGTCGACGGCGCCCGCTTCGTCCGGCCTGCAGCCATGGAAGAGCTCTTCGACCTGCTCGAGCAGAATCCGGAAGCCAAGCTGGTCGCCGGCGCCACGGACCTCGGAGTGGAGGTGAACCTGCGGCACACGCGGCCGCCGCTGACCCTTGCCATCGACCGGCTCGAACCGCTGCGGACGCTGGAGGTCGGCAGCGACCGGATCACCATCGGGGCGGCCCTGAGCCTCAGCGAGATCGATCGCGGGCTCTCGGGGCGCGTCCCGTTGCTGAGCCAGCTCTTCCCCCAGTTCGCCTCTCCGCTGATCCGCAATACGGCAAGCCTGGGCGGCAACCTCGCGACAGGATCGCCGATCGGTGATTCGGCGCCAGCGCTGCTGGCCCTGAACGCGTCGGTCGTGCTGGCCTCCGCAGGCGGTGAGCGGGAAGTCGCACTGGCTGAATACTTCACCGGGTACCGCCAGAGCGTCAGGAAATCCGGCGAGCTCCTGCGCGAGGTGCGGATCCCGCTGCCGCTGGCGGAAAACACCGCCTTTTACAAGATCGCCAAGCGCCGTTTTGACGACATTTCGAGTGTCGCCGTCGCTTTCGCCATGCAGCTCGACGGCGGCACCGTCTCCTCCGTTCGGATAGGGGTCGGGGGCGTAGCGGCCACGCCGATCCGGGCAACCAGCACGGAGCAGGCGCTGGCGGGCCAGCCGTGGACAGGTGAAACGGCCGAGGCTGCCGCCGCCGTCATGTCCGCTGAAGGCACTCCGATCGACGATTTCAGGGCGAGCGCCAAGTATCGTTCGGCCATGCTCGGACAGGCGTTGCTCAAGTTTTATGCGGAAACGGCATCCGCTGTGGAGGTAGCCCGATGA
- the xdhB gene encoding xanthine dehydrogenase molybdopterin binding subunit, translated as MKSLADRPVNPVVGVSVPHESAALHVTGTALYTDDLIVGRQNVLHAWPVQAPHAHAVVTSLRTEPALQVPGVVRVLTGADVPGVNDAGTKHDEPLFPTEVMYYGHAICWVLGETPEAARLGAEAVEVSYDPLPSLLTLTEAIEAESFQGLQPTLSRGDADAALQGSAHRFSGEIEYGGQEHFYLETHASFAYLDEGGQIFVHSSTQHPSETQEIVAHVLGRHNHDVTVQCLRMGGGFGGKEMQPHGFGAVAALGAVLTGRPVRLRLNRTQDITMTGKRHPFHARWEAGFDQDGRIQALKATLTSDGGWSLDLSEPVLTRALCHVDNSYWIPNVHVDGRIAKTNKTSQTAFRGFGGPQGMFLIEEVMGRAAPALGLDPGELRQRNLYVPGQTTPYGQPVRHAERLHNIWQTLLERADVVRRRADIDAFNAAHPHNRRALAITPVKFGISFNLTAFNQAGALVHVYKDGSVLINHGGTEMGQGLHTKMCQVAATALGVPLDFIRLAPTRTDKVPNTSATAASSGADLNGGAIKDACEHISARLAEVAARKMNIHPDDVRFANGKVTGIGFHDRDIAFADLANDAYFQRIPLWAAGYYRTSGLHWDSARMQGEPFKYFAYGAAVSEVEVDGFTGAYRQLRTDIVHDVGDSLSPLIDLGQIEGGFVQGAGWLTLEELRWDESDGEHRGRLATQSASTYKLPSFSEMPEEFNVHLFEQATESGVVYGSKAVGEPPLMLAFSVREALRQAVAAFGAGDQPVELASPATPEAVFWAIQSARETTSKAYDGGARAGDESAPSSVSTAAG; from the coding sequence ATGAAATCCCTTGCCGACCGCCCGGTCAATCCCGTCGTTGGCGTGTCGGTGCCGCACGAATCCGCCGCACTGCATGTCACGGGTACCGCCCTCTACACCGACGACCTCATCGTGGGCCGCCAGAATGTGCTGCATGCCTGGCCCGTCCAGGCACCCCATGCCCACGCCGTCGTAACCTCCTTGCGAACCGAACCGGCGCTGCAGGTCCCGGGAGTAGTCCGGGTGCTGACCGGAGCGGACGTTCCCGGCGTTAACGACGCCGGCACCAAGCACGACGAGCCGCTTTTTCCCACCGAGGTCATGTACTACGGCCATGCCATCTGCTGGGTGCTTGGCGAAACACCCGAGGCCGCGCGGCTGGGCGCGGAGGCCGTCGAAGTTAGCTACGACCCGCTCCCCTCGCTGCTGACGCTCACGGAAGCCATCGAGGCGGAGAGCTTCCAGGGCCTCCAGCCGACCCTCAGCAGGGGCGACGCCGACGCGGCTCTGCAGGGATCTGCGCACCGGTTTTCCGGCGAGATCGAGTACGGCGGCCAGGAGCACTTTTATCTGGAGACCCACGCATCGTTCGCGTACCTCGATGAGGGCGGGCAGATCTTTGTCCACAGCAGCACGCAGCATCCGTCGGAGACACAGGAAATCGTGGCGCACGTGTTGGGCCGGCACAACCACGATGTCACCGTCCAGTGCCTGCGCATGGGCGGCGGCTTCGGCGGCAAGGAAATGCAGCCCCACGGCTTCGGCGCGGTCGCCGCGCTGGGCGCCGTTCTCACCGGCCGGCCGGTGCGCCTGCGCCTTAACCGCACCCAGGACATCACGATGACGGGCAAGCGCCACCCGTTCCACGCCAGGTGGGAGGCCGGCTTCGACCAGGATGGCCGCATCCAGGCGCTGAAGGCTACGCTGACCAGCGACGGCGGGTGGAGCCTTGATCTTTCGGAGCCAGTCCTGACCCGTGCGTTGTGCCACGTGGACAATTCCTACTGGATCCCTAACGTGCACGTTGATGGCCGGATCGCGAAGACCAACAAGACGTCCCAGACGGCGTTCCGCGGCTTCGGCGGCCCGCAGGGCATGTTCCTCATCGAGGAGGTCATGGGCAGAGCCGCCCCGGCACTGGGGCTCGACCCGGGCGAACTGCGGCAGCGCAACCTCTACGTTCCCGGGCAGACCACGCCGTACGGCCAGCCGGTCCGCCATGCCGAGCGGCTGCACAACATCTGGCAAACCCTGCTGGAACGTGCCGACGTCGTGCGCCGGCGGGCAGATATCGACGCCTTCAACGCCGCGCACCCGCATAACCGGCGTGCCCTCGCCATCACTCCGGTGAAGTTCGGCATCTCGTTCAACCTCACGGCCTTCAACCAAGCCGGCGCGCTCGTGCACGTATATAAGGACGGCTCCGTCCTGATCAATCACGGCGGCACGGAAATGGGCCAGGGCCTGCACACCAAAATGTGCCAGGTCGCTGCCACTGCCTTGGGCGTTCCGCTGGATTTCATCCGTCTGGCCCCCACCCGCACGGACAAGGTGCCGAACACGTCGGCCACGGCGGCCAGCTCAGGAGCGGACCTGAACGGCGGGGCCATCAAGGACGCCTGCGAGCATATCAGCGCACGGCTGGCCGAGGTGGCGGCCCGCAAGATGAACATCCACCCCGATGACGTCCGGTTCGCCAACGGGAAAGTGACCGGCATCGGCTTCCACGACAGGGACATTGCCTTCGCCGATCTGGCCAACGACGCTTACTTCCAGCGGATTCCGCTTTGGGCGGCCGGTTACTACCGCACCTCGGGATTGCACTGGGACAGCGCCCGCATGCAAGGGGAGCCGTTCAAGTACTTCGCCTACGGGGCAGCCGTTTCCGAGGTGGAGGTGGACGGGTTCACCGGCGCGTACCGCCAGCTGCGGACGGACATTGTCCACGATGTCGGCGACAGCCTCTCCCCGCTCATCGACCTCGGCCAGATCGAGGGTGGCTTCGTCCAGGGCGCCGGATGGCTGACGCTTGAGGAACTGCGCTGGGACGAGTCCGACGGCGAGCACCGGGGGCGTCTGGCGACCCAGTCCGCCAGCACCTACAAGCTGCCCAGCTTCTCCGAGATGCCCGAGGAGTTCAACGTCCATCTCTTCGAGCAGGCCACCGAAAGCGGCGTCGTCTATGGTTCCAAAGCGGTGGGTGAACCGCCGCTCATGCTTGCCTTCAGCGTCAGGGAGGCCCTG